One Suricata suricatta isolate VVHF042 chromosome X, meerkat_22Aug2017_6uvM2_HiC, whole genome shotgun sequence genomic region harbors:
- the LOC115283550 gene encoding olfactory receptor 13H1 — MAMDNATAVFEFLLIGISNYPEWRVTFFTLVLITYLSTFLGNGLIIFLICADPHLHTPMYFFLTNLSFLDLCYGTVSMPQALVHCFSTHPYLSYPRCMAQMSVSLVLATAECLLLAVMAYDRMVAISNPLRYSMIMNGPVCVWLVATSWGASLVLTAMLILSLQLRFCGTNVINHFVCEILSLLKLVCSDTSLNELMIFTIGIFTLLLPFGFVLLSYIQIATTVLRIRSAQGRLKALSTCGSHLTVVTIFYGAAISMYMKPHSKSSPDRNKFISVFYGALTPMLNPLIYSLRNKDVKGAMRKIMAKRT, encoded by the coding sequence ATGGCCATGGATAATGCTACAGCTGTGTTTGAGTTTCTTCTTATTGGAATCTCTAACTATCCTGAGTGGAGAGTCACATTTTTCACATTGGTGCTGATAACATACCTGAGTACGTTTTTGGGGAATGGACTTATCATCTTTCTTATCTGCGCTGACCCCCACCTTCACACTCCAatgtacttcttccttactaatcTGTCTTTCTTAGACCTTTGCTATGGAACCGTTTCCATGCCTCAGGCTTTGGTTCATTGTTTCTCTACCCATCCCTACCTCTCTTATCCACGATGTATGGCCCAAATGAGTGTTTCTTTGGTCTTGGCCACAGCAGAGTGCCTCTTACTGGCTGTCATGGCCTATGACCGTATGGTTGCCATCAGCAATCCCCTGCGCTATTCCATGATCATGAATGGCCCAGTGTGTGTCTGGCTGGTGGCTACCTCATGGGGGGCATCACTTGTGCTCACTGCTATGCTCATCTTATCCCTGCAACTTCGGTTCTGTGGAACTAATGTCATCAACCATTTTGTCTGTGAGATTCTTTCCCTCCTTAAGCTGGTCTGTTCTGATACCAGCCTCAATGAGCTTATGATCTTCACCATAGGTATCTTCACCCTGCTCCTACCCTTTGGATTTGTCCTTCTCTCCTATATCCAAATTGCCACTACTGTCCTAAGGATTCGCTCAGCCCAGGGTAGGCTTAAGGCTCTTTCCACCTGTGGTTCACATTTGACTGTGGTGACAATCTTCTATGGGGCAGCCATCTCCATGTATATGAAACCTCATTCCAAGTCATCCCCTGACCGGAACAagtttatttcagtgttttatgGGGCTTTGACACCCATGCTGAACCCCCTAATATACAGCCTGCGGAACAAGGATGTTAAAGGGGCAATGAGGAAAATTATGGCAAAAAGGACATGA